ATTTCCATCCTTTACACCTTTTTTCTCAGAGTATGCGTTCATCATTCCTTTATGATTATTAATACCTGTAACTGGATCTATCATTGACGGATTATCGGCTGTAACTGGTTTTCTAATCATTCTTAAAGCGATAGCATCAACTTCTTCTGAAAATATTACATAATCTTTTTTATTCACGTTGTATAAAAACAGTAAATCTTCGTATATGGCATTAAACTTTTTTCTATAAAAAATCAATGCTAACAAGATTATAACAAATGATACGTAAGTGATATTTTTATATATATAAAATTTTTCTTTTGAATATATTATGCTTTTGAATATTATAGAGTCAATTTTATTGTAAAGCAGGTTGAAGTTTTCATCTAGTTCATCTTTTTTAGTGTTGGTTGTGTAATAGTGACGAGCTTTTATATTAAATGAAGTTGTTAGAGTGCTTAGTTCATTTAAATCTGCAAGATACTCATCTTTATTTGAGAGTACATATTGTTCTGTAAAATTATATCTATACAAGTTATGTAGTTTCTCTATTTCATAGTGCAGTTGCGTGCTTTTACCATTAAACTGTATTAATGCTAATTCTATGTCATCTTTAGAAAAAGTGGTTAAAGTTGATATGATATGTTTTTGATTGTTTAGATTGTCTATTTTTGTGAAAGTATTACTATGATCTATAGCGACTAATACACCACCAGCGGCAAGTAAGGTGATTAAAAATAGAAATAGTATTAAGTTATTGAAAATGTTTTTTATAGATTGTTTCATGAAGTTTTCCTAAAAAATGGTATAATGTACCTTATTTTATATCTATTGGCTTTAATACTAACTTAAAGCCACTGTAAGAAGTTTTATTGAATCTAGAAAATTATTTTATATCACAATTTAAGAGTAAATATATTGGTGATGATGGGGCTTTGATAAAACAGAATGTTTATTCAAAAGATGCTTTTTTTGAAAATGTGCACTTCAAGCGTGAGTGGATGAGTTATTATCAAATAGCTTATAAGGCAATGATAATAAATATTTCAGATGCAGTTGCCATGAATGCAAAACCAAAATATGCACTATTGAGTGTTTCTATGCCTCGCAGCATTACTAAAACACAGATGAGAGAGCTATCATCAGGCTTTAAAGATGCTGCGTCCAAATATGCAATTGAAATAATAGGTGGAGATACTATAAGTAATATTAAGCTCGATATTACTATAACGATTGTTTCACAAACGAATAGACCACTTTTGAGAAGTAATATTAAAGAGGGATATTTAATCGCTTTTACTGGAGAGCTTGGTAGAAGTAAAAAAGATTTAAGAAAGCTTATGAATTTAGGTAAAATTAATAAGAAATCTAAGTTTGTAGATATAAAACTAAGAGATAAATTTTTATCAAATTCAGAGCGATTTTTAAGCTCAGGAATGGATATCTCAGATGGTCTGTTTAGTGACTTAGATAAGCTTGCATCAGTAAATAGAGTAGGGTTTAAATTTAATAAAAACATATCAAAATCTATTGGATGCAGCGGAGAAGAGTATGAAATGTTGGTTGCATTTGACAAAAGAGATAAAAAAGCTGTTTTAAGACGGGCAGAGCAGAGCAGAACGCCACTAAATATTTTTGCTAAAAGTGTAAGAAAGAGATATGTAAATTGCTGTAAAGCGAATCATTTTTAAATAAGGATTATAAAAGTATGGATAGATTTTATTCGTTAAACCACTCTAGTATTGAGTTTCATTTTAAGCAAACACCTAGAGATTTTGTTGTTGAAGAATTACCACTTTATGAGTTTTCAGGCGAAGGCGAGCATCTTGTATTATTTGTAAGAAAGAAAAACCTCTCTACACTTGAACTTGTAAGTATGATTGCTAAATATTTAGGAATTAAAAATAAAGAGATAGGTTACGCAGGTCTTAAAGACAAGCATGCTATGACTAAACAATATATATCCTTGCATAAAAAATATGAAGAAGCAATGGATAATTTTTCACATGAAAATATAAAGATTTTATCAAAAGCATATCATAATAATAAGATTAGAATAGGGCACTTAAAAGGTAATAGATTTTATATCATACTTAAAAAAGTAAATCCAACTTCTGCTCAAAAAATAGACGAAGCTCTTAAAAATATTTCTAAATTTGGTATGCCAAACTTTTTTGGTTATCAACGTTTTGGAAATGACGGTGATAATCATATAGATGGTGAAAAAATAGCTAAAGGTGAAAAAAAAGAGCGTAATCCGAAAATAAAAAAATTACTTATAAATGCTTATCAGAGCCATCTATTTAACCTATGGCTAAGTAGAAGATTAGAGATAAATACTCTTATCCAAAATTTTGAAGCCAAAGAGCTAGAATCACTTTTGAATATGACAAACGATGAATTAACAAAAATGAAGTCTCAAAAACATCCATTTAAGCTCATTAGAGGTGACATAATGGAACATTATCCACATGGCAGGCTTTTTGATTTTGATGGGCAAGAGGAAGATTCTAACAGGTTTAATGATAAAACAATATCCCCCACAGGTCTCTTATGCGGTGGTAAGGTTAAGATGTCATCAGACTCTGCCGGAATAATAGAAAAAGATTACAACGATGAAATTAATGTTGACGGTGCAAGAAGATATGCTTGGGTTTTTCCTGAAAAAATAGAGGGCAGGTTTAAGAAAGAGGAAGCTCAGTATGAGTTAAACTTTTCTCTTCCAAAAGGGTCATATGCAACGGTTCTTATAGAAGAGTTAGCAAAGCGAAAGCTTATTTAAAAAAATAAATAATCAGGATAAATATATATGAGTAGACATATAACTTCGGCAATTTCACAAAGTTTTGCAAAATTTGCAAATAAAGAGTTTTCAAAAACAATTCAAAATTTTATAAATAATTCCTATGTAAATTTAATGGGTTTAGATATGAGTGAATTTAATTCACCAAATACTTATAGCAGCTTAAATGCTCTTTTTACGAGAAAGTTGAGAGAAGATAGAATATATTCACTAGATGCAGATGATTTCATATCCCCTTGTGATTCTCTTATATCGGAGTGCGGAGAACTACAAGAAGAGTATGCGCTTCAAATTAAAGGAATGAGGTATAAATGTGATGAGCTTTTAGGTGATAATTTTTCTCAAGAAGAGAAAAACAGAGTTCACAATGGAACTTTTGTAAACTTTTATCTTTCACCAAAAGATTACCATCGTTATCATATTCCTACAAACCTCAAAGTCCTTAAAGCTACACATATTCCAGGTAAATTTTACCCTGTAAATATTCCATCTCTTAAAAAGAGAGTTAACCTTTTTATAGAAAACGAGAGAGTAGTTTTGATGTGTGAAACTGTATCTAAAAAAAGATTTTATATTGTGCTAGTAAGTGCGTTAAACGTCGGTGTTATGCAAGTTGCTTTTGAGGCAAATATAAAAACTAATGCCGATGCACTTAAGAGCAGTACCTATAGTTATAGTGATTTAAATCTTAACAAGGGTGATGATTTTGGTTGTTTTGAGATGGGATCGACTATAGTAATATTAGCCGAAAAAGGGATGTTGGAATTAAATATTAAAGCTGGCGATAATGTTAAGTATGCTGACACTATCGCAAAAGTTAATTAATTATCTTTAATAATAAGTTTTGTTAGTAATTTACCATCTTCTTGGTAAATCTCTAGTTTTGTGTCTATTGGATTTTTCCCTTTTCTGAGACTTCCCTGCACAGAGTGAAGAACATGTGCAAATTTTTGAAACATAGGGACAATTATAAAGCCAATTTTTTCATTTCTAACTACATCAGCAAGCAAATCCACAGCACAGTAATAAATAGTTTTATTTATTGAACGCTGAATCATATAGTCACTCATGATTTTTATATTGTTTTCTAGTGTTTTTTTATCTTCATCAGTTAATATAGTATTTTCTTCAGCTCTTTTAATATCATGGTCTATTTCTTCTTGTGTAGTTTGGCGTTTTTCTTCAATTAATGAGCTTATTTTAGGGCAATACTTCTTTAATTCCTGATATAAGTCACCAATAGATAACCTGGAAGTATCTGTCTGGTATGTATATATTTTATCTTTTATATAGTTGTGATTTAGAGACTTTAGAAGCTGAACGACAATATTTAGATAGACAAACTTGTCTTCCTTATTATTGTCAAAATCGATGCCAGTGTGTGAAATAATTGGTTTTGGACCAACATATTTAATCTCCATAATAACTCCTATTTTATATTATTACTTGTTAAATCGGCATTTATTATTAAACATTAAATCTAAAGTGCATTATATCTCCGTCTTGCACGATATACTCTTTGCCTTCTAGTCTCATCTTTCCAGCTTCTTTAGCTTTAGATTCTCCACCAAGTTCTACATAGTCATTATAAGCTATAACTTCTGCACGAATAAAACCTTTTTCAAAATCGTTGTGTATAGCTGCTGCCGCTTTTGGTGCAGTAGAGTTTTTACGAATAGTCCAAGCACGTACTTCTTTAACACCTGCAGTAAAGTAACTCATAAGTCCAAGTTTATCAAACCCTTTATGGATTATTTGTTCTAATCCTGATTCTTCAACGCCGAGATCGTTCAAAAATTCTTGTGCTTCATCTTCTTCAAGACCGATTAATTCTTCTTCTATTTTTGCGCATAACTTGATAATCTCACAGTTGTTTTTAGAAGCGTGCTCTTTAAGTCTGATAACATAATCATTATCCTCAAGTAATCCATCTTCATCAACATTGGCACCATACATTATCTCTTTGTTGGTTAAAAGTCTAACTTCATTATTGAGTTGAATATACTCTTCTGTATCTTTTTTTACGAAATTTCTTGCTAAGTTTCCATCAGCTAAAAATTCTAAAAGTTCTTCGGCAATAGTTAAAATAGCTTGAGCATTTTTATCAAATTTTGCTTGTTTTTTCAATCTGTCTATTCTGTTTTGTAATACTTCTATGTCAGCAAGTATTAGCTCACCCTCAATTATGTCAACGTCTCTTAAAGGGTCAATATTCCCTTCATTGTGAACGATGTTGTCATTGTCAAAACATCTAACAATTTGAAGTATAACTTCTGTTTCACGAATATTTGATAAAAATTTGTTTCCTAATCCTTCACCCTTACTAGCACCTTTAACAAGACCAGCAATATCTACAAAGTCAAGTGTTGAGTATTGAATTCTCTCAGGATTAACAATTTTAGCAAGTTCTGCCAGTCTTTTATCTGGAACAGGAACTACTGCTTTGTTTGGCTCAATTGTACAAAAAGGATAGTTAGCTGCCTCTGCATTTTGTGCTTTTGTTAGTGCATTGAAAGTTGTTGATTTACCTACGTTTGGAAGTCCTACTAGACCTATACTTAAACCCATTTTAGCCCTTTTTATAATAAAAAAATAATTATGCAATAATATCTTAAGTATGCAAAAATAACTCTTATGAGTAAAATATATTTCAATGCTATTCCTGTGCTATGCAAATTAGATAAAATATATCAATTATATTTAAAGGTTGTAGCATGAGAAACATTAAAATATTTAGTTATGGAACACTCCAAAAGAGTAAATTTGCTAGAAATAGAGAACATAAAGAAGCAACCCTTACTGGTATGTACGAGATTATGGAAGGAGACTTTCCACTACTTGTGTATACACATAGAGGTAATAAAACTATAAATGGCATTTTATTTGAAGTTACACAAGATGAAATAGATGAAATAGATGATTATGAAAGTTTGCCACATTTGTTTAAAAGAGAAGAAAAAACGATTGTATTGACTGACGGTACTAAAGAAACGGCATGGGTTTATTTGCTAAATGATTAAGAATAATTTGCTGGATTAATTTACATTCCTTTAATTAACTCAGCTTCAATCTTTTTGGCTTCATCGTCTTGTTTATATATATAAATAAAATCAGATTTACCATGTAAAACATTAGTGTAAATTTTACGCTGTGGTAGTATTGTCACAAATGGCATTTTAGACTCTCTTGCAAATCGCATGTTAACACCAAGCCCATTACTTAAATGCATCTCTCCAGCAAAAACAATAAGTTTATCTTTGCTCGAGAGCAACATGTTTTTTGCTATTTTAGCACTCTCGTTTGCCATTTTACTGTCCCATGCTACCTGAACCCGATACATTCTATTTATACACTCTGAAGTGCTTTGAGTGCCTCTTGCTTGTTGACAATGATTGAAAAATGGTGATAGAAATTCTTTATGTGCAAATACATCTAAATCAAGTGTGTCGAAAAAATTTCTTTCCTCCGTGCTCATTTGAGAAATATTTTTATTTGAAATAAGTTTACGCTGTGTTTTTGATAGATTAATTCCGTAAAGTTTCCCTTTTGTTTTAATGATAGAGTGGTATATTGGTGAAAAAAGATTAAATTTAAAGTACTTTCTTTTTTCCCAGTTTATTTTTTTAGTAAACTCTTCATCATTTAGTAATCCATTTGCATAATCGTCCAAAATATCATTGTCCGCAGGTGTAAACCACTCGTTGGCAAGATGAATTCGGTAGCCTTTCTTAGATAGACTGTAGATTATATCCGCAACATTTTCATGGTGCTTTTTACTACTATGATGATCTCCTATAAATATTACTTTATAGGGTTCAAGTCTCTCAATAAACTCTTCATGGTTTATGCATTCGGCACTTTTTAACGAATAGATACCCTCTTTACAATCTAGTGAATGATAGAGTTGCTTTGGAGTAATTGGCTCTGTACACCCAATAAATAGCATAGATATAAACAATGTTAAAATAAATTGCATATTGATTCCTTGTATAACTATTTTTTAGCCTCAGGCCCTCTTTTATATTCTCTTTTGTTATGACAAATTGGGTTACAAGAACCGCCATCTATATTTTTCATATAGTTTAAAGAGAATTTTGTACCTGCAAATGTTGTTTTATCCTTAAGCAGAGGTATTTGCTCTTTTACGGCATGAAATTCATGACAGGTTCCGCATACAATCGAAGATTTCTGTACATGTACGGTATGAAGATTTTTATCATTTCTTCTAAAATTTGTAAATGTTGTTGTAAATGCCTGAGTTATTTTTTCACTGTCGTGACAAATAAAACAGAAATAACTCTCAGGTTTAAATTTTTCAATACTTTTAGAAGGGTAAGGGCCCTTTAGCATTCTATGATTATCAGAACCATGTGGATTGTGACACCCAACACAATTTCCAGTTATTATTGGACCATGCCACTTAGTGTTATTTTCTAGATGCTCTTTCATATTTAGAAGCATTTTACCGTCTTCATCTCTCTTTAGCGGTTTGTTGTGACATGAAAGACATAAATCTTTAGATGTTGGAGCTTTTAACATTTTTGGTCTATTTGTACCGTGTGGATCATGGCAAAAGAAACATCCGCCATCTTCTAAAAATATCGCACCATGTTTATTTTTAACACTGTTAATCCACTCTTTTTTTTCTGTATGACAACTTAGACACAGATCTTTTCTTTTATCATGTTTTAGTCTAAATTGACGTTCACCGGAATGTGGGTCGTGACAGCCTGTGCAGCCTCTTTGTTTAATAGCAGGGTGCTGATATTTATCTTCGTAGTAAGTAGTTCTTTTTGAAGAGTGACATAATATACACATTTCAGGAGATTCTTTTATTCTAAGAAGATCTTTTGTATCAGTATTAACATTATGACATGCAGTACAAGTTCCTATTTTTACAGGCATGTGGAAGTATTCGTTTCCTTCACGCATATCATGGCATGTATCACACTTGTTTTTAAGTTCCTCTTTTGAATGTTTGTAAACTTTTTGAGTAGTTTGGAGTTGTTTATTTTCAGCTTGTAAATAACTCCAAGCCATTAAAATTATAATAGGTATTACGAATATTGAATGTTTCATTTTCTCTCTAATTGTTTGTTTTATTGTCGGTTATATATTTTTCAAGTAGTGAGTCACCATACGTACGCCGGCACCTGTTGCACCGTATACGTTACAGTCCCATGGAGTTTCTGTGTAAGCAGATCCAGCTATGTCAAAATGCATCCATTTATCTTTCATGTCATCTTGTATAAACTTATCTAAAAAAAGTCCGGCTGTAATAGCTCCACCATATGGTTTTGAAGATGTGTTGGAGATGTCTGCTATTTCACTTTTTAGAAGTTTTTTAAGATGTTTATTAAATGGTAAGAACCCTACTAACTCACCAGATTCAGTTCCGGCTTTTAAAAAGTCATTTTTTATCTTATCTGAATGCCCCATAACCCCGGTTGTGTACTGACCTAGGGCAACCATACATGCACCGGTAAGTGTAGCAAAGTCAAATATATAGTCAGCTTTTATCTTGTCTTGAGCATAAGCCAATACATCTGCTAAAACTAATCGACCTTCGGCATCTGTATTTCTAACCTCTATAGTAGTTTTACTTCTTGATACTAATATGTCGTCAGGTTTGTATGCGTTTGCCCCAACCATATTCTCAACCGCACCAATAAAGGCGTGAATTTCAACTTCAAGCTTCAATTCACTTGCTGCTTTTATCATCCCCATAACTGCACATGCTCCAGCTTTATCCATTTTCATAGTTACCATGGCTGTTGGAGCTTTTAGGCTAAGTCCGCCACTATCATACGTTAGACCTTTTCCAACAAGAGATATTATTTTTTTAGGGTTGGCAGGTTTGTATGAGAGGTGTATTAAAGCACTTCCATGAACAGAGGCACGACCAACAGCCAGCATAGCACCCATGTTCTCTTCTTCTAACTCTTTTTCCTGAAGGATACTGCACTCTAGTGAGTTGTCAGCTGCCAATTTTCTAGCTACTTCTACCATAGATTGTGGGTGCATCTCTTGAGGTGCTGTGTTTACAATGTCACGTGTAAAACATGTAGCTTTTGCAACAATCATACCTTCATTGAAAGTGTTTTCAAGTTCTTCAAAATTTAATTCATTTGATGCTATTGAAACATCTTTAAGTGTTATCTCTTTTGGCTTAGATTTATAATCATTAAATTCATAACCACCTAAAACAATACCCTCAACTATAGCAGGTAGTGTAGAATTAGAAATAGCACTTAGCTTAGCACTTTCATAGTTAGAACTCTTAAGTGCTTTAATCATGCTAACCGTAGCACTTCTTACATCTTCACTGTTTTTGCTTTCAACACCACAAAGAAGTAAACCTTTTTCATGTAAAAAACATATAGAGTCTTGTTCTGCTTTAAAGCCGGCTAAGTTTAGTAATTTGTACTCTGCATGTAGAGATAATTCATCTTCAGTTAAAAACTCAACTAAGATATTCGCTGATATATCTGATATATTTTTATTTAGTATTTTTGTGTTCATATTATTCCGTAAGAGGTTAATTTTAAAAAATAATAATATCCAAAAATGTATAAAGAAGAGTTGACATGTAGTTTAATTGGGAGACAATTTAGTTTTTAACTTATGTCTTTAAGTTTTACATAACAATCGTTTAAAAGTGTAGATTTAATTGAGGTCTATTTTATATTT
The sequence above is drawn from the Candidatus Sulfurimonas baltica genome and encodes:
- a CDS encoding ChaN family lipoprotein, translated to MQFILTLFISMLFIGCTEPITPKQLYHSLDCKEGIYSLKSAECINHEEFIERLEPYKVIFIGDHHSSKKHHENVADIIYSLSKKGYRIHLANEWFTPADNDILDDYANGLLNDEEFTKKINWEKRKYFKFNLFSPIYHSIIKTKGKLYGINLSKTQRKLISNKNISQMSTEERNFFDTLDLDVFAHKEFLSPFFNHCQQARGTQSTSECINRMYRVQVAWDSKMANESAKIAKNMLLSSKDKLIVFAGEMHLSNGLGVNMRFARESKMPFVTILPQRKIYTNVLHGKSDFIYIYKQDDEAKKIEAELIKGM
- the truD gene encoding tRNA pseudouridine(13) synthase TruD, producing MDRFYSLNHSSIEFHFKQTPRDFVVEELPLYEFSGEGEHLVLFVRKKNLSTLELVSMIAKYLGIKNKEIGYAGLKDKHAMTKQYISLHKKYEEAMDNFSHENIKILSKAYHNNKIRIGHLKGNRFYIILKKVNPTSAQKIDEALKNISKFGMPNFFGYQRFGNDGDNHIDGEKIAKGEKKERNPKIKKLLINAYQSHLFNLWLSRRLEINTLIQNFEAKELESLLNMTNDELTKMKSQKHPFKLIRGDIMEHYPHGRLFDFDGQEEDSNRFNDKTISPTGLLCGGKVKMSSDSAGIIEKDYNDEINVDGARRYAWVFPEKIEGRFKKEEAQYELNFSLPKGSYATVLIEELAKRKLI
- a CDS encoding thiamine-phosphate kinase, with protein sequence MNLENYFISQFKSKYIGDDGALIKQNVYSKDAFFENVHFKREWMSYYQIAYKAMIINISDAVAMNAKPKYALLSVSMPRSITKTQMRELSSGFKDAASKYAIEIIGGDTISNIKLDITITIVSQTNRPLLRSNIKEGYLIAFTGELGRSKKDLRKLMNLGKINKKSKFVDIKLRDKFLSNSERFLSSGMDISDGLFSDLDKLASVNRVGFKFNKNISKSIGCSGEEYEMLVAFDKRDKKAVLRRAEQSRTPLNIFAKSVRKRYVNCCKANHF
- a CDS encoding cytochrome c3 family protein, with the translated sequence MKHSIFVIPIIILMAWSYLQAENKQLQTTQKVYKHSKEELKNKCDTCHDMREGNEYFHMPVKIGTCTACHNVNTDTKDLLRIKESPEMCILCHSSKRTTYYEDKYQHPAIKQRGCTGCHDPHSGERQFRLKHDKRKDLCLSCHTEKKEWINSVKNKHGAIFLEDGGCFFCHDPHGTNRPKMLKAPTSKDLCLSCHNKPLKRDEDGKMLLNMKEHLENNTKWHGPIITGNCVGCHNPHGSDNHRMLKGPYPSKSIEKFKPESYFCFICHDSEKITQAFTTTFTNFRRNDKNLHTVHVQKSSIVCGTCHEFHAVKEQIPLLKDKTTFAGTKFSLNYMKNIDGGSCNPICHNKREYKRGPEAKK
- a CDS encoding phosphatidylserine decarboxylase, whose translation is MSRHITSAISQSFAKFANKEFSKTIQNFINNSYVNLMGLDMSEFNSPNTYSSLNALFTRKLREDRIYSLDADDFISPCDSLISECGELQEEYALQIKGMRYKCDELLGDNFSQEEKNRVHNGTFVNFYLSPKDYHRYHIPTNLKVLKATHIPGKFYPVNIPSLKKRVNLFIENERVVLMCETVSKKRFYIVLVSALNVGVMQVAFEANIKTNADALKSSTYSYSDLNLNKGDDFGCFEMGSTIVILAEKGMLELNIKAGDNVKYADTIAKVN
- a CDS encoding GGDEF domain-containing protein, which produces MKQSIKNIFNNLILFLFLITLLAAGGVLVAIDHSNTFTKIDNLNNQKHIISTLTTFSKDDIELALIQFNGKSTQLHYEIEKLHNLYRYNFTEQYVLSNKDEYLADLNELSTLTTSFNIKARHYYTTNTKKDELDENFNLLYNKIDSIIFKSIIYSKEKFYIYKNITYVSFVIILLALIFYRKKFNAIYEDLLFLYNVNKKDYVIFSEEVDAIALRMIRKPVTADNPSMIDPVTGINNHKGMMNAYSEKKGVKDGNFTTITIIEINNFSKTNRVYPQEFVQTILKKVAFTISLHEQALDVIARTDYNQFTIILSREKKEQSFKDIEAIRQSISELRLQSPTTGTVKITVSGGFVVKPNNVSLENSIIEAKKVLEFAKEQGTCSICQIKDLAKSEL
- the ychF gene encoding redox-regulated ATPase YchF produces the protein MGLSIGLVGLPNVGKSTTFNALTKAQNAEAANYPFCTIEPNKAVVPVPDKRLAELAKIVNPERIQYSTLDFVDIAGLVKGASKGEGLGNKFLSNIRETEVILQIVRCFDNDNIVHNEGNIDPLRDVDIIEGELILADIEVLQNRIDRLKKQAKFDKNAQAILTIAEELLEFLADGNLARNFVKKDTEEYIQLNNEVRLLTNKEIMYGANVDEDGLLEDNDYVIRLKEHASKNNCEIIKLCAKIEEELIGLEEDEAQEFLNDLGVEESGLEQIIHKGFDKLGLMSYFTAGVKEVRAWTIRKNSTAPKAAAAIHNDFEKGFIRAEVIAYNDYVELGGESKAKEAGKMRLEGKEYIVQDGDIMHFRFNV
- a CDS encoding gamma-glutamylcyclotransferase family protein, with translation MRNIKIFSYGTLQKSKFARNREHKEATLTGMYEIMEGDFPLLVYTHRGNKTINGILFEVTQDEIDEIDDYESLPHLFKREEKTIVLTDGTKETAWVYLLND
- a CDS encoding leucyl aminopeptidase, whose amino-acid sequence is MNTKILNKNISDISANILVEFLTEDELSLHAEYKLLNLAGFKAEQDSICFLHEKGLLLCGVESKNSEDVRSATVSMIKALKSSNYESAKLSAISNSTLPAIVEGIVLGGYEFNDYKSKPKEITLKDVSIASNELNFEELENTFNEGMIVAKATCFTRDIVNTAPQEMHPQSMVEVARKLAADNSLECSILQEKELEEENMGAMLAVGRASVHGSALIHLSYKPANPKKIISLVGKGLTYDSGGLSLKAPTAMVTMKMDKAGACAVMGMIKAASELKLEVEIHAFIGAVENMVGANAYKPDDILVSRSKTTIEVRNTDAEGRLVLADVLAYAQDKIKADYIFDFATLTGACMVALGQYTTGVMGHSDKIKNDFLKAGTESGELVGFLPFNKHLKKLLKSEIADISNTSSKPYGGAITAGLFLDKFIQDDMKDKWMHFDIAGSAYTETPWDCNVYGATGAGVRMVTHYLKNI